In the Deltaproteobacteria bacterium genome, one interval contains:
- a CDS encoding heme-binding protein, with product MALTLELAEKFIAAAKAKAVKEGWGMSLAVVDPTGHLVAFARMDNARWLTASVAPSKAFTAATLRRTSSEVAELAKQRPQLVESIANLAGRPLLLAGGGLPLIVKGELLGGVGASGGTEEQDVECAKAGLAAIGAA from the coding sequence ACTCACATTAGAACTCGCAGAAAAGTTTATCGCAGCAGCAAAAGCGAAGGCCGTGAAAGAAGGGTGGGGCATGAGCCTGGCAGTTGTTGATCCCACAGGTCATTTAGTAGCCTTTGCTCGTATGGACAATGCCCGTTGGCTTACTGCCAGTGTGGCACCAAGCAAGGCGTTTACCGCAGCGACTCTACGTCGAACTTCATCTGAGGTCGCAGAACTGGCGAAGCAGCGTCCACAATTGGTTGAAAGTATCGCTAATCTTGCGGGGCGCCCGTTGTTGCTGGCTGGAGGTGGATTGCCGCTGATTGTTAAAGGTGAACTCCTCGGTGGAGTTGGTGCTAGTGGCGGAACTGAAGAACAAGACGTCGAATGTGCAAAGGCAGGGTTAGCAGCGATTGGAGCGGCATGA